In Streptomyces rapamycinicus NRRL 5491, the genomic stretch CGTGGACCGAAGCCCAGCTCGAGGCGATCGAGAAGGTGAGCGCCGCGATCTGCCGGGCGCACGGCTGGACGGCCCGGTCGGTGATCGGACATCTGGAGTGGTCCAACGACAAGATCGACCCGCGCGGCTTCGGCATGCCGGACATGCGTGACCGGATCGCGGACCGGCTGAAGACCAAGCCCAGCAGCCCGACCGCCGGTACGTACACCGTCGGCAAGGGCGACACCCTGTGGTCCATCGCCGCCAGCAAGCTCGGCAACGGGTCCCGCTGGACGGAGATCGCCAAGCTCAACAAGCTCGCCGACGCCGACCAGATCGTCCCCGGCCAGAAGCTCAAGCTCCCCAAGAAGTGAGGTAGAACCATGACTCAGTCCCCGCCCGTCGAGGCGAAGGTGAAGGCGGCCACGACTGGCGCCTTCCTGGTCTCGCTCGTGCTCGCTGTCCTCAACTCGGTAGCTGCCGAAGAGTCGCTGCTGGACCCGCTGCCCGGCTGGCTCCAGGCGGTCGTCATCGCCCTGGTCCCGCCTGCGGTGACGTTCCTGTCCGGCTGGCAGGCCCGCCACACCCCGCGCATCTCCCCGCTGTAGGAGGACCCTTGGACGCCACCACCCTCGGCGCGCTCGGCTCGCTGCTCGTCGGCGCCGGCGGACTGGCGGCCGCGGTGGTGGCATGGCTGGGCAAGCGAGGGGAGAACGCCCTCACCGGCTACAGCTCGCTGACCAACGACCTGCAGGAAGAGCGCGACGCGCTGCGCCTCCAGCTCACCGAGCTCCACGCGCAGCGCTCCGCCGACCAAGCCGAGATCACCCGGCTACGCATTGAGATCGCCCGCCTTGGAGGACAGCCGTGACCCGCACTCAGCGAGCTCTCGCCCGCCGCTGGCGCTCGATCGCGCTGGCGTGTTGGCTGGTCGCGGTCACCGGCGCGGTGCTGCTGGTGTGGGCGCGCATCGAATCCGCCGACCGGCGCGGCGACCAGCTGGCGGCCGAGGCCGACCGGCGCGGCACCGCAGTGAGCACGTTGGCGACGGATGTGCGGAGGTTGCGCACGCAGCTCAAGGCTGACGGCCGGACACCGGTGGCGCCGGATCCGACCCGGGCGGTGGAAGATCTCCCGGATCGGGCTGAGGTGCCGGTGCCGATCCCCGGCCCGCGGGGGCCTGCGGGCAGCCCGGGGCGGGCTGGCCGGGATGGGGACTCCGGGAGTCCGGGCCCGTCCGGACCGTCGGGCAAGTCGGGCGTGGACGGAGCCGACGGCGCGGCGGGGCAGCAGGGGCCGCAGGGCGAGCCTGGTCCGGCTGGCCCGCAAGGACCCGCGGGTGCGCCAGGTGCGGACGGGAAGGACGGCCGGGACGGGGCTGATGGCCGGGATGGGCAGACCTGCCCGGCCGAGTACCACTTGGAGGCGCCGAGCTGGGATCCGGATGCGCTGGTGTGCAGGAAGGACGGTGCCCCTCAGCCGGGGCCGACCGATAGCCCGACGACGCCGGCCGCGCTCGCGCCGGACCGGCGACGCCTCTGATACGTGAGCCCCCTCTGGCCTAACGGGCCGGAGGGGGCTTTCGTCATGTCAAGGAAGCGCGACGGCCCCCACCGAAATGGGGGCCGATCAGCAGTACCCACCAGACCAGCCGGGGGTACCGTTCTGGTGTCGAAGCAGAACGGAGCCCCATCATGGCACAGGCCAATGACGGGCGTCCCGCGGGAGTTGGAGCGCGCATCCGCGAACTGCGCGCCCTCCGCGACT encodes the following:
- a CDS encoding collagen-like protein; translation: MTRTQRALARRWRSIALACWLVAVTGAVLLVWARIESADRRGDQLAAEADRRGTAVSTLATDVRRLRTQLKADGRTPVAPDPTRAVEDLPDRAEVPVPIPGPRGPAGSPGRAGRDGDSGSPGPSGPSGKSGVDGADGAAGQQGPQGEPGPAGPQGPAGAPGADGKDGRDGADGRDGQTCPAEYHLEAPSWDPDALVCRKDGAPQPGPTDSPTTPAALAPDRRRL